From the genome of Acidobacteriota bacterium:
TTCAACGTGCTGACGGCCGCGGTCCCGCTGGAGGGGACGGTCTGGCTGGATGTGTACGCCGGCTCGGGCGCGGTCGGCATCGAAGCGCTGAGTCGAGGGGCGCGGCAGGTCTACTTCGTGGAGTCGGCGCGGGGGGCGGTCACGGTGATCCGGAAGAATCTGAAGTCGCTGCAGGTTGAGAGCGGCTGGCAGATCATCGAACAGCCCGCCGTGAAAGCGCTGCGCCAGCTGGACGCCGAGGCGGTGAGTGCCGACGTGATCTTCCTCGACCCGCCGTATGACGACGCGGAAGCCTACGAACAAGCGCTCGGCTTCCTCTCGCAGTCGCGGCTGCTGAAGCCGGAGACC
Proteins encoded in this window:
- the rsmD gene encoding 16S rRNA (guanine(966)-N(2))-methyltransferase RsmD — translated: MRVIAGKFRSRALDAPPGADVRPTSDKLRGTLFNVLTAAVPLEGTVWLDVYAGSGAVGIEALSRGARQVYFVESARGAVTVIRKNLKSLQVESGWQIIEQPAVKALRQLDAEAVSADVIFLDPPYDDAEAYEQALGFLSQSRLLKPETIVVAEHEKHFDPGAVFVAKSGALTRYRELKQGDAVLSFYRLR